In the genome of Gemmatimonadota bacterium, one region contains:
- a CDS encoding alpha-N-acetylglucosaminidase, with translation MTFFKFRRRWLACFWLILPLAGAVPGGVKAQTSHRVDLAAARSLIARVVPTNAANFEVAAIPDSAGRDVFEVASVGSRVMLRGSSGVAIASALNWYLEHVAGVNASLPLKPIALPTPLPRVTAPVHESTRYRVRYFFNYCTFSYSMAWWNWNDWQSMIDWMALKGINAPLAVTGQEAVWRSVLGDFGFSRKQIGDFIVGPAYLPWGWMANIDGLGGPLPDSWIDSHVTLERQILSRERSLGMTPVLQGFTGHVPESITQVIPGTKIHQTGDWSAGFSGTWFLDPQDSLFQRMGRKFVEKQTELFGTDHLYAADPFNEIDPPSNDSTFLADMGGAIYNGMHSADTSATWVIQAWFLVYGKKFWQDPQAEALLGAVPDDRMLVLDLWGDRSPGWKARHAFYGKPWIWNVLYNFGGKVSVNGDLPQIAANLDTAIRSPDKGRMEGLGMTMEGLGTNPIVPDFVFDQVWRDTVPDVPAWTRDYITRRYGHYNASAWSAWKLLLATAFRSSAQTGNFLGERPQFYVKGRSYRTEPIPPYDERIVARALDSLLAAAPALGSNDAYRYDVVNLTRQVLGQLGLPLVNRLQAAYEEKNRTKLIATEGQIESLLRDLDTLVGTRREFLLGRWIADAKRWGTTDDERRLNEWNARNIITLWGTKCTEGQNDDLNLYAFKEWEGMFTGYFLPRWDAFFKDLNASLDSGKPLDRAPFAAASCEWEQKWSRATTPTFRTEPTGEPVATAERLVKKWRPEIVQ, from the coding sequence ATGACTTTCTTCAAGTTCCGACGCCGATGGTTAGCCTGCTTCTGGCTCATCCTCCCGCTGGCCGGTGCAGTGCCGGGCGGGGTCAAAGCGCAGACGTCGCATCGCGTCGATCTGGCGGCCGCCCGCTCGCTGATTGCGCGGGTTGTACCGACCAACGCCGCCAATTTCGAAGTCGCTGCGATTCCCGACAGCGCGGGTCGCGACGTATTTGAAGTGGCAAGCGTCGGATCGCGGGTGATGCTCCGCGGATCATCGGGCGTGGCCATCGCCTCGGCGCTCAACTGGTACCTGGAGCACGTGGCTGGCGTTAATGCGTCGCTTCCACTCAAGCCAATTGCGTTACCGACGCCGCTTCCCCGCGTGACGGCGCCGGTGCACGAGTCCACGCGTTATCGCGTGCGCTACTTCTTCAACTACTGCACGTTTTCGTATTCGATGGCGTGGTGGAACTGGAACGACTGGCAGTCGATGATCGACTGGATGGCGCTCAAGGGAATCAACGCACCACTCGCCGTTACGGGACAGGAAGCGGTCTGGCGCTCGGTACTCGGCGACTTCGGGTTCAGCCGCAAGCAGATCGGCGACTTCATCGTGGGGCCGGCATATTTGCCGTGGGGGTGGATGGCGAACATCGACGGGTTGGGTGGCCCACTGCCCGACAGCTGGATTGACAGTCACGTCACGCTGGAGCGACAAATTTTGTCGCGCGAGCGGTCATTGGGAATGACTCCGGTACTGCAAGGATTCACGGGACATGTGCCGGAGTCGATCACGCAAGTGATTCCCGGAACGAAGATTCATCAAACAGGAGATTGGTCGGCGGGATTCTCCGGCACCTGGTTTCTGGATCCGCAGGATTCGCTGTTCCAGCGAATGGGTCGGAAGTTCGTCGAGAAGCAGACTGAGCTCTTCGGCACCGACCACCTGTACGCCGCCGACCCGTTCAACGAAATCGACCCGCCGTCCAACGACTCGACGTTCCTGGCCGACATGGGCGGCGCGATCTACAACGGCATGCACTCGGCCGACACGAGCGCGACGTGGGTAATACAGGCGTGGTTCCTGGTGTATGGCAAGAAGTTCTGGCAGGATCCGCAGGCCGAGGCATTGTTGGGTGCCGTGCCGGATGACCGCATGCTGGTGCTGGATCTGTGGGGCGACCGCTCGCCCGGATGGAAGGCGCGTCACGCCTTTTACGGCAAGCCGTGGATCTGGAATGTGCTGTACAATTTTGGCGGCAAGGTGAGCGTGAACGGTGACCTGCCGCAGATTGCCGCGAATCTCGACACGGCCATTCGCAGCCCCGATAAGGGACGCATGGAAGGACTCGGCATGACCATGGAAGGTCTGGGGACGAACCCGATCGTGCCCGACTTCGTGTTCGACCAGGTGTGGCGCGACACCGTGCCCGACGTGCCTGCGTGGACGCGCGATTACATCACGCGCCGGTATGGGCATTACAACGCGTCGGCGTGGAGCGCGTGGAAATTGCTGCTCGCGACAGCGTTCCGCTCGTCGGCGCAGACCGGGAATTTTCTGGGCGAGCGACCGCAGTTTTACGTGAAGGGGCGGTCGTACCGTACCGAGCCGATTCCGCCGTACGACGAGCGCATTGTCGCGCGCGCTTTGGATTCGCTGTTGGCAGCCGCGCCCGCACTTGGCAGTAACGACGCGTACCGTTATGACGTCGTGAATCTGACGAGGCAGGTACTTGGGCAGCTCGGGCTACCGTTGGTGAATCGACTGCAGGCGGCGTACGAGGAGAAGAATCGCACGAAGCTGATCGCGACGGAGGGACAGATCGAATCGCTGTTACGCGACCTCGATACGTTGGTTGGCACGCGGCGGGAGTTCCTGTTGGGACGGTGGATTGCCGACGCCAAACGCTGGGGCACGACGGATGATGAGCGACGGTTGAACGAGTGGAACGCGCGCAACATCATCACGCTCTGGGGCACCAAGTGCACCGAGGGACAGAACGACGACCTGAACCTTTACGCGTTCAAGGAGTGGGAGGGGATGTTCACCGGATACTTTCTGCCGCGATGGGACGCGTTCTTCAAGGATCTGAACGCGTCACTGGACAGTGGGAAGCCGCTCGACCGTGCGCCCTTTGCCGCCGCTTCGTGCGAGTGGGAGCAGAAATGGTCGCGCGCGACGACGCCGACGTTCAGAACCGAGCCGACGGGTGAGCCGGTGGCGACAGCGGAGCGGTTGGTGAAGAAGTGGCGGCCCGAGATTGTCCAATAA
- a CDS encoding PQQ-dependent sugar dehydrogenase — MKPFASAALFLTLISIAPAAGAQVNAGEQKPEASLPFTMTQVATFNLPWRIAFLPDGRMLITEKVGPLWVVTQKGAKTEVKNVPAVLHHDQGGMLGVYLSPNYATDHYVYLTYAEPHDSGSSLALARAKLSLSGSSASLDGLKVIWRDGAGGKGGQFGGAVAFSPDKKFLFLTVGERQRFTPAQDPDSPLGKILRLTLDGKPAPGNPQAGKVGASKIPVINPTRNTETAKTAPVIYTYTFPGPNLTPSETWATGFRTPYGLAFAPDGRLWELEDGPRGGDELNLVERGKNYGWPLVSYGKNYDGVPIPSPDTRPDLVKPVIYWTPVIASAGLTFYDGKMFPQWDGSAFAAGLGSKSLTRITLDKNGGANAAERWDMSRRVRDIAVAPDGALWLIEDSATGGLFRITPK; from the coding sequence ATGAAGCCTTTCGCAAGTGCAGCACTGTTTCTCACACTCATATCGATCGCGCCAGCCGCGGGTGCCCAGGTCAACGCCGGCGAACAGAAGCCCGAGGCGAGCCTCCCGTTCACCATGACTCAGGTTGCAACCTTCAACCTCCCATGGCGCATCGCCTTCCTCCCCGATGGGCGGATGCTCATCACTGAGAAGGTCGGCCCGCTCTGGGTCGTGACCCAGAAGGGCGCAAAGACGGAGGTCAAGAATGTCCCCGCCGTCCTGCACCACGATCAGGGTGGCATGCTCGGCGTCTATCTGTCGCCGAACTACGCGACCGACCACTACGTCTATCTCACCTACGCCGAGCCGCACGACAGCGGGTCGAGCCTGGCGCTCGCACGGGCCAAGCTCTCGCTTTCCGGAAGCTCGGCCAGCCTCGATGGGCTCAAGGTCATCTGGCGCGACGGTGCAGGTGGCAAGGGTGGCCAGTTCGGCGGAGCGGTCGCGTTCTCGCCTGACAAGAAGTTCCTGTTCCTGACCGTCGGCGAGCGTCAGCGCTTTACGCCCGCGCAGGATCCTGATTCACCGCTCGGCAAGATTCTGCGTCTGACGCTCGACGGCAAGCCGGCGCCCGGCAACCCCCAGGCTGGCAAGGTCGGCGCGTCGAAGATTCCGGTGATAAATCCGACTCGCAACACGGAAACGGCCAAGACTGCGCCCGTCATCTACACGTATACCTTCCCCGGACCGAACCTCACGCCGTCGGAGACCTGGGCCACCGGTTTTCGCACGCCGTACGGACTGGCGTTCGCGCCCGACGGCCGGCTGTGGGAGCTCGAGGACGGACCGCGCGGCGGCGACGAGCTCAACCTGGTCGAGCGCGGCAAGAACTACGGCTGGCCGCTCGTCTCCTACGGCAAGAACTACGACGGCGTGCCAATCCCGAGCCCGGACACTCGGCCCGATCTCGTCAAGCCGGTCATCTACTGGACGCCGGTCATCGCGTCGGCAGGCCTCACCTTCTACGACGGCAAGATGTTCCCGCAGTGGGACGGATCGGCGTTCGCCGCCGGACTCGGGAGCAAGTCGCTTACCCGGATCACGCTCGACAAGAACGGTGGTGCCAACGCTGCGGAACGCTGGGACATGAGTCGCAGGGTTCGCGACATCGCCGTTGCGCCGGACGGCGCGCTGTGGCTGATCGAGGATTCGGCTACGGGCGGGCTGTTTCGCATCACACCGAAGTAG
- a CDS encoding DUF4256 domain-containing protein, translating into MKMAKAKDLTGKQRDELLKTLKTRFEAHMHRHAGLEWSAVHARLESNSARLWSLSEMEQSGGEPDVVDVDAATGELIFMDCSAQSPKGRRSVCYDREALEARKEHKPKNSAVEMATTMGATLLTAAEYRRLQEMEKVDTTTSSWVQTPDDIRRLGGALFCDRRYDTVFVYHNGAESYYAARGFRCSLRV; encoded by the coding sequence ATGAAAATGGCAAAAGCGAAAGATCTTACCGGGAAGCAACGCGACGAGTTGCTCAAGACTTTGAAGACCCGCTTCGAAGCGCACATGCACCGCCATGCCGGTCTCGAATGGAGCGCGGTGCACGCAAGACTCGAGTCCAACAGCGCCAGACTCTGGTCACTCAGCGAGATGGAGCAATCTGGAGGCGAACCGGACGTAGTCGATGTCGATGCGGCTACGGGCGAGCTGATATTCATGGATTGTTCAGCGCAGAGCCCCAAGGGGCGCCGAAGTGTCTGTTACGACCGCGAGGCGCTGGAGGCACGGAAGGAGCACAAGCCCAAGAACAGTGCAGTCGAAATGGCAACCACGATGGGTGCTACGCTGCTTACGGCAGCCGAGTACCGGCGGCTGCAGGAGATGGAGAAGGTCGATACGACCACGTCCAGTTGGGTGCAGACACCTGACGACATCAGAAGGCTCGGAGGCGCGCTGTTCTGCGATCGCCGCTACGACACCGTCTTCGTATATCACAATGGCGCCGAGTCCTACTATGCAGCGCGGGGATTCCGCTGCTCGCTCAGAGTCTAG
- a CDS encoding preprotein translocase subunit SecE, with protein sequence MHDPAEAEAVGRPTRGELVKSQTATALYVVLMAIVIVVVDLSFFRNRFWERLAVNAGIVLIFAAFYFRFLKRP encoded by the coding sequence ATCCACGACCCGGCTGAGGCTGAAGCAGTTGGACGACCAACACGAGGTGAGCTAGTGAAAAGTCAGACCGCCACCGCACTCTACGTAGTTTTGATGGCAATTGTGATCGTAGTAGTCGATCTCTCGTTCTTCAGGAATCGATTCTGGGAACGGCTGGCGGTAAACGCAGGAATCGTCCTGATATTCGCAGCCTTCTACTTCCGGTTCCTGAAACGTCCCTGA
- a CDS encoding VOC family protein produces the protein MKRVTGIGGIFFKAKDAPALQAWYKQHLGIDVQDWGGAAFTWTDGEGKPAAGTTVWSIASAQSDQFAPSAAPFMVNYRVEDLHGLVKVLREEGCNVLEKIDDSEYGKFGWVIDPEGNKVELWQPPAGQ, from the coding sequence ATGAAGCGAGTCACTGGCATTGGCGGCATCTTCTTCAAGGCGAAGGATGCACCCGCATTGCAGGCGTGGTACAAGCAGCACCTTGGAATCGATGTTCAGGATTGGGGCGGCGCGGCTTTCACCTGGACCGACGGTGAAGGTAAGCCGGCTGCCGGGACCACCGTCTGGTCCATTGCTTCGGCGCAAAGCGACCAGTTTGCACCCAGTGCTGCACCTTTCATGGTCAATTACCGCGTGGAAGATCTCCACGGTCTGGTCAAAGTCTTACGCGAAGAAGGCTGCAATGTTCTCGAAAAGATCGACGACTCCGAGTACGGAAAGTTTGGCTGGGTCATCGATCCGGAAGGAAACAAGGTGGAACTCTGGCAGCCGCCTGCCGGTCAATGA
- a CDS encoding N(4)-(beta-N-acetylglucosaminyl)-L-asparaginase, translating into MTSRRQFLQSSLLATGALALPRTMLAGETVSRRAAGGRVVSTWDFGVGANAAAWPVLARSGAALDAVEAGARWAESDLCNSTVGHCGYPDRDGVLTLDASIMNGDGSCGGVGAIEDIEHPVSVARAVMEKTPHVLLVADGAQEFAVSQGFAKKPLLTDDARKAWREWLKTSEYKPKMNVERTGIPGDEHNHDTLGILALDIHGKLAGACTTSGMAWKMHGRVGDSPIIGAGLYADNEVGAATASGVGEEMIRNSASFLVVELMRQGRTPREACRGAIERVVQKRPAASKNLQVCFLAINKNGEVGAYALHPGFVYAMHDATPGPHDKLIAAESIYGGSVVR; encoded by the coding sequence CTGACCAGCCGTCGACAATTCCTCCAGAGCTCACTACTCGCTACCGGTGCACTGGCCCTGCCGCGCACGATGCTGGCGGGCGAGACAGTTTCGCGTCGTGCAGCAGGGGGCCGAGTGGTGTCGACCTGGGATTTTGGCGTCGGCGCGAATGCCGCGGCGTGGCCGGTACTTGCACGCAGCGGCGCGGCGCTCGACGCCGTCGAGGCCGGCGCGCGCTGGGCCGAATCGGATCTGTGCAACTCCACGGTGGGACACTGCGGTTACCCCGATCGCGATGGCGTGCTCACACTCGACGCCAGCATCATGAATGGCGACGGCAGTTGCGGTGGCGTGGGCGCGATCGAGGACATCGAACACCCGGTGTCAGTTGCGCGCGCGGTGATGGAAAAGACTCCGCACGTGCTGCTCGTTGCGGATGGCGCGCAGGAGTTCGCAGTATCGCAAGGCTTCGCGAAGAAGCCGCTGCTTACAGACGACGCGCGCAAGGCGTGGCGGGAATGGCTCAAGACGTCCGAGTACAAACCGAAGATGAATGTCGAGCGCACGGGTATTCCCGGCGACGAGCACAATCACGACACACTGGGCATCCTTGCACTCGATATCCATGGCAAGCTCGCCGGTGCCTGCACCACCAGCGGCATGGCGTGGAAGATGCACGGCCGCGTCGGCGACAGTCCCATTATCGGTGCTGGTCTTTATGCCGACAACGAAGTTGGCGCCGCAACTGCGTCGGGCGTCGGCGAGGAGATGATCCGCAACTCGGCGAGCTTCCTCGTGGTGGAGTTGATGCGACAGGGACGCACGCCAAGGGAAGCGTGCCGCGGAGCGATCGAGCGCGTCGTTCAGAAGCGGCCGGCCGCGAGCAAGAACCTGCAGGTGTGCTTCCTCGCAATCAACAAGAATGGCGAGGTTGGTGCGTACGCACTGCATCCCGGATTCGTCTATGCAATGCACGACGCGACACCGGGACCGCACGACAAGCTGATCGCGGCCGAATCGATCTACGGTGGCAGTGTCGTTCGGTGA
- a CDS encoding copper homeostasis protein CutC produces MIRSVLEIAANSLGSALAAQEGGADRIELCADLGDGGTTPSYGTLAITRDRVRIPLYALIRPRTGDFCYDTGEVDVMLRDIEMCAKLGCDGVVIGALDAHGDVDEAVCRELISATEMMDVTFHRAFDVARDQARALDTIIELGCERVLTSGGEATALAGAERIAGFVKQAGSRLNMMAGAGVDAGNILDVAILSNAREFHSSAKAVRRSVSHHRNDHLPGLQADWWQTDAVIVRAMVEALSRRARGGALALD; encoded by the coding sequence GTGATCCGGTCCGTGCTCGAGATCGCGGCCAACTCGCTGGGCTCTGCGCTCGCTGCGCAGGAAGGTGGCGCCGATCGCATCGAGCTGTGCGCTGACCTGGGCGACGGCGGCACGACGCCCTCGTACGGCACGCTCGCCATCACACGTGATCGGGTGCGCATTCCTCTGTATGCATTGATCCGCCCGCGCACTGGCGACTTCTGCTACGACACAGGCGAGGTCGACGTGATGCTGCGCGACATCGAGATGTGCGCGAAATTGGGTTGCGACGGCGTTGTGATTGGCGCACTTGATGCGCACGGCGACGTAGATGAGGCCGTTTGTCGCGAGCTGATCTCCGCTACAGAAATGATGGATGTGACCTTCCATCGCGCCTTCGATGTCGCGCGCGACCAGGCGCGTGCGCTCGACACGATTATCGAGCTGGGCTGCGAACGTGTATTGACGTCGGGCGGCGAAGCGACCGCGCTCGCGGGCGCAGAGCGCATCGCCGGATTCGTGAAGCAGGCCGGCTCGCGTCTCAACATGATGGCCGGCGCCGGTGTCGACGCCGGCAATATCCTCGACGTGGCCATCCTCAGCAATGCACGCGAGTTCCACAGCTCGGCGAAAGCCGTGCGCAGATCGGTGAGCCATCATCGCAACGACCACCTGCCGGGACTGCAAGCGGATTGGTGGCAGACCGACGCCGTCATCGTTCGCGCAATGGTAGAGGCGTTGAGTCGCCGGGCCCGAGGCGGCGCGCTCGCTCTCGACTGA
- a CDS encoding MarR family transcriptional regulator, producing MTKKHLWFEDVALPALLRHARVTYGSAMRRALADAGYDDIPKNGLYVIGGLALGVEDVPLGQLIRELRISKQAAGQLVDTLVTRGYLERTVDEQDRRKLTITLTARGRAAALVQTAAREKIDAELATRVGQRAVSDARRALAALIEIGRERAELEESAANAWDE from the coding sequence ATGACAAAAAAACACCTCTGGTTTGAAGACGTGGCACTTCCCGCCCTGCTGCGGCACGCGCGCGTCACCTATGGAAGCGCGATGCGCCGAGCTCTGGCAGACGCCGGCTACGACGACATCCCGAAGAACGGATTGTACGTGATTGGCGGCCTGGCGCTGGGCGTCGAAGATGTGCCGCTGGGCCAGCTCATCAGGGAGTTGCGCATCTCAAAGCAGGCGGCTGGTCAACTCGTGGACACGCTGGTGACGCGCGGCTATCTGGAGCGCACCGTCGACGAGCAGGATCGCCGAAAGCTGACGATCACCCTGACTGCACGTGGCCGCGCGGCGGCTCTGGTCCAGACAGCCGCGCGCGAGAAGATCGACGCGGAGCTCGCGACGCGTGTGGGGCAGCGCGCCGTCAGCGATGCACGTCGAGCTCTGGCAGCGTTGATCGAAATCGGCCGAGAACGCGCGGAGCTGGAAGAGAGCGCAGCCAACGCATGGGATGAATGA
- a CDS encoding VOC family protein: protein MPHGKICYLEIPANLAEDSAAFYSSIFGWKVRPRGDGNLAFDDTGSVSGTWVKEGDRTPEERTRVYIMVDNISDALEHIEAAGGRIATPRTDIGANMGAFAVFTDPVGNEFGLYEEPRS from the coding sequence ATGCCACACGGCAAGATTTGTTACCTCGAAATTCCCGCGAATCTGGCGGAAGACTCAGCCGCGTTCTATTCAAGCATCTTCGGCTGGAAGGTTCGGCCCCGCGGCGACGGTAACCTGGCATTTGATGACACCGGTTCCGTGAGCGGTACATGGGTCAAGGAAGGCGACCGAACGCCAGAGGAGCGGACACGGGTGTACATCATGGTGGACAACATCTCGGATGCACTCGAGCACATCGAAGCCGCTGGCGGCAGGATCGCGACGCCGCGCACAGACATCGGGGCGAACATGGGTGCATTCGCGGTGTTCACCGATCCCGTTGGCAACGAATTCGGTCTCTACGAAGAACCACGAAGTTGA
- a CDS encoding VIT family protein — MRHIERHRTAHIGWLRAAVLGANDGLISTASLIVGVAAAGTGRAAILIAGVAGLVAGAMSMAAGEYVSVSSQRDTETADLSRERTELAASPTAEHEELSEIFESRGLTPALARDVAEQLMQKDALGAHAREELGLSELTTARPLQAAFSSAVSFAAGAALPVLVSAFVASSYLSVVVIGTTLVLLVVLGALAAKVGGASLTRGALRVAFWGALAMGASALIGRLFGTTVS, encoded by the coding sequence ATGCGCCACATCGAACGGCACCGCACCGCACATATCGGCTGGCTACGTGCCGCCGTCCTTGGCGCAAACGACGGGCTCATCTCCACCGCAAGCCTCATCGTTGGCGTCGCTGCGGCCGGAACTGGTCGAGCGGCAATACTGATCGCGGGCGTCGCCGGCCTCGTCGCCGGCGCAATGTCGATGGCCGCCGGCGAGTACGTCTCGGTAAGCTCGCAGAGGGATACCGAGACGGCGGATTTGAGTCGCGAGCGGACCGAGCTCGCTGCGAGTCCGACGGCTGAGCATGAGGAGTTGAGCGAGATCTTCGAATCTCGCGGACTCACCCCCGCGCTCGCGCGCGACGTTGCCGAACAGCTCATGCAGAAAGACGCGCTGGGCGCACATGCACGAGAGGAACTCGGCCTCTCGGAACTGACGACCGCGCGACCGCTCCAGGCAGCGTTTTCGTCGGCAGTGTCGTTCGCCGCCGGCGCTGCCCTGCCCGTCCTCGTATCCGCATTTGTTGCGAGCTCATACCTCTCGGTGGTCGTGATCGGAACAACGCTCGTGCTCCTGGTTGTACTCGGTGCGCTGGCGGCGAAAGTTGGTGGTGCGTCGCTGACGCGCGGCGCATTGCGCGTCGCATTCTGGGGAGCGCTCGCGATGGGAGCGTCGGCGCTCATCGGTCGCCTGTTCGGCACGACTGTGAGTTGA
- a CDS encoding TylF/MycF/NovP-related O-methyltransferase produces the protein MVRSKRAKAFVAGIVNSRLLGPLGAPALHATQFVLGLNHREVVSFAQPTRAAEVARIREIVTGFPSQTVGVDEAYMIRSAVLATERIPGVLAEVGVFRGGTARVICEAKGDRTLHLFDTFEGLPSPTAIDRGFESGQYACSLDDVKKYLDGCRDVHFHQGLFPATAGPVRDLRFSFVHLDVDLYQSTLEALQFFYPRMSVGAMLISHDYVEFAAVRRAFDDYLKDSSQPVLELSGNQCLIVKVAD, from the coding sequence ATGGTCAGGAGTAAGCGCGCCAAGGCGTTTGTTGCGGGTATCGTGAATAGTCGCTTACTGGGCCCGCTCGGTGCTCCAGCACTGCACGCCACTCAATTCGTGCTGGGACTCAACCATCGTGAGGTAGTGAGTTTCGCCCAGCCGACGCGGGCCGCCGAGGTGGCCCGGATCCGTGAGATCGTCACCGGTTTTCCTTCGCAGACGGTGGGCGTGGACGAGGCTTACATGATTCGGAGCGCGGTGCTTGCGACCGAACGAATACCCGGTGTGCTGGCGGAAGTGGGCGTTTTCAGAGGCGGCACGGCGAGAGTGATTTGCGAGGCGAAGGGTGACCGGACGCTGCATCTGTTCGACACCTTCGAAGGGCTGCCATCACCGACTGCGATCGACCGCGGTTTCGAGAGCGGGCAATACGCATGCAGCCTCGACGATGTGAAGAAATATCTCGACGGATGCCGGGACGTTCATTTTCATCAGGGGTTGTTTCCAGCAACGGCCGGCCCCGTTCGCGATCTTCGATTCTCGTTTGTGCACCTCGACGTGGATCTCTATCAGAGCACGCTCGAAGCTCTCCAGTTCTTCTATCCGAGGATGAGCGTCGGAGCCATGCTCATCTCCCACGACTATGTCGAGTTCGCCGCAGTGCGTCGCGCCTTCGATGATTATCTGAAGGATTCCAGTCAGCCGGTGCTCGAGCTGAGTGGCAACCAATGCCTGATCGTCAAGGTCGCGGACTGA
- a CDS encoding acyltransferase: MSAASLPERNLDLLRAAAVLCVLIAHLLAVWSLDTTPIDNWELGRIGVLLFFVHTSLVLMSSLERQGPRPDWVRAFYIRRAFRIYPLAIVTVLVTVAFGIMPHALPFGSPGLIIHPHLRTVVADMALVQNITQDDPVPGMLWTLPIEVQLYLMLPLAFLLARKSVWAVVAAFAACGAFALLVTHGYTDRIPGLWRLESVVAFAPCFVAGVLAYAILRRGGHPPLPGWSFALLLLGCVAIFKFSHPTEELPARGWPFCIAVALAITLVRDVSESWLTRVAHSICTASYSIYLLHLAVFWLAFVVLKDLPMALQWVMFCVFIIGIPVAAYRTIERPGIALGRRIVHVRTPIATEVAAP, encoded by the coding sequence ATGAGCGCCGCCTCGCTCCCAGAGCGCAATCTGGATCTGCTGCGGGCTGCGGCGGTGTTGTGCGTTCTGATTGCGCACTTGCTTGCGGTGTGGTCGCTCGACACGACTCCGATCGACAATTGGGAGCTCGGGCGCATCGGGGTGCTGCTCTTCTTCGTGCACACGTCGCTCGTTCTGATGTCATCGCTCGAGCGTCAGGGACCGCGTCCGGATTGGGTTCGAGCGTTCTACATCCGGCGTGCATTCAGGATCTATCCGCTGGCAATCGTGACTGTGCTCGTCACGGTGGCATTTGGCATCATGCCACACGCGCTTCCGTTCGGCAGTCCGGGGCTGATCATTCATCCGCATCTTCGGACAGTCGTGGCCGACATGGCGCTGGTGCAGAACATCACGCAGGATGATCCGGTGCCCGGAATGCTGTGGACGCTGCCGATCGAGGTGCAGCTGTACCTGATGCTGCCGCTGGCCTTCCTGCTCGCCCGGAAGAGTGTCTGGGCAGTAGTTGCTGCATTCGCCGCGTGCGGTGCGTTCGCACTCCTGGTGACGCACGGTTACACCGACAGAATCCCCGGGCTATGGAGACTCGAGTCGGTAGTGGCGTTTGCCCCATGCTTCGTTGCTGGAGTGCTCGCATATGCGATTCTCCGGAGGGGCGGGCACCCGCCACTTCCTGGATGGAGCTTCGCTCTCCTGCTTCTGGGCTGTGTCGCGATCTTCAAGTTCTCTCACCCCACTGAGGAACTGCCAGCGCGCGGTTGGCCATTCTGCATCGCCGTCGCGCTCGCGATCACGCTCGTGCGCGACGTGAGCGAGTCGTGGCTGACCCGCGTCGCGCACAGCATCTGCACGGCCAGCTACAGCATATACCTGTTGCACCTCGCAGTCTTCTGGCTTGCGTTCGTCGTGCTCAAGGACCTGCCGATGGCGCTCCAGTGGGTCATGTTCTGCGTGTTCATTATCGGGATCCCTGTTGCTGCATACCGCACGATCGAGCGCCCCGGGATTGCCCTCGGACGCCGCATTGTCCACGTTCGCACACCGATCGCCACCGAGGTTGCGGCGCCCTAG
- a CDS encoding class I SAM-dependent methyltransferase translates to MNRESYDAIANKWDETRLLLSDAEKRILDLLLEHAPAGANVLDLGCGTGRPIAEYLVSRKLHVTGVDQSAAMLQLARSRLPDQRWILSSLESFEPEGEFAAVIAWDSLFHIPRDEHAAILARVRAIMPLGSRIALTVGGSEHPAFTDTMFGHTFFYDSHSPDAAIAVLTGLRFRMILSEFLNPPTMGRDKGRFAIVAEACG, encoded by the coding sequence ATGAATCGTGAATCGTACGACGCCATCGCGAACAAGTGGGACGAAACGAGGCTGCTGCTTTCGGACGCCGAGAAGCGCATCCTGGATCTGCTGCTCGAACACGCACCGGCTGGAGCGAATGTCCTGGATCTTGGTTGCGGTACGGGTCGGCCGATAGCGGAATATCTGGTTTCGCGGAAGCTTCACGTGACGGGCGTGGATCAGTCAGCTGCAATGCTGCAACTGGCACGCAGTCGCCTGCCGGACCAGCGTTGGATTTTGTCATCACTGGAGAGCTTCGAACCCGAGGGCGAGTTCGCAGCAGTCATCGCCTGGGATTCGCTGTTTCACATTCCCAGAGACGAGCACGCAGCCATTCTCGCGCGCGTGCGTGCGATCATGCCACTCGGTAGCCGGATTGCGCTCACCGTTGGCGGTTCCGAACATCCGGCGTTCACCGATACCATGTTCGGCCATACTTTCTTCTACGATTCGCATTCTCCCGACGCCGCGATTGCTGTACTGACCGGTTTGCGATTCAGGATGATTCTCAGTGAGTTCCTGAATCCGCCTACCATGGGTCGGGACAAGGGGCGCTTTGCCATTGTCGCCGAAGCGTGCGGATAG